A genomic region of Stegostoma tigrinum isolate sSteTig4 chromosome 13, sSteTig4.hap1, whole genome shotgun sequence contains the following coding sequences:
- the LOC125458149 gene encoding grpE protein homolog 2, mitochondrial-like isoform X1 gives MAAVYVSVVREASNGAAFWALRGSGRRCFLTLCGGTIQHKTEENKDQLDSANTLKCAAENAVQQKMSPSPCASQKKLQLKMNELVKEHQTLQEKYRRIVARVEDDNRRIRKCVEDARLYGIHSLCKDILAVADLLEKTTQSVTEEDLANSSPTLKNFYKGVCLIDEKLCKIFSKHGLEKMNSIGLEYNSAEHEIMLRVPSVDALPGTVVKIVQEGYKLHGRVLRTAQVGLAIEAQPHFKAQ, from the exons ATGGCGgctgtgtatgtgtctgttgtGAGGGAGGCTTCTAACGGAGCGGCGTTTTGGGCGTTACGGGGCAGTGGCAGGAG GTGCTTCTTGACTCTCTGTGGTGGTACTATCCAACACAAGACCGAAGAAAATAAAGATCAGCTGGACTCTGCCAACACTCTCAAGTGTGCTGCTGAAAATGCAGTGCAACAAAAGATGTCTCCTAGTCCATGTGCTAGTCAAAAAAAGCTGCAACTTAAAATGAACGAGTTAGTTAAAGAACATCAGACCCTGCAG GAGAAGTATCGGAGAATTGTAGCCCGTGTTGAAGATGACAATAGAAGAATCAGAAAATGTGTTGAAGATGCCAGGTTATatg GTATTCATAGTCTTTGTAAAGACATCCTAGCAGTAGCTGATCTCCTAGAAAAGACAACTCAGAGCGTAACCGAGGAGGACCTTGCTAACTCCAGCCCAACTTTGAAGAACTTCTATAAAGGTGTATGCTTGATTGATGAGAAGCTGTGCAAAATATTTTCTAAGCACGGATTGGAGAAGATGAATTCCATTGGCCTTGAATACAACTCAGCTGAACATGAAATCATGTTGCGTGTCCCATCTGTGGATGCATTACCCGGTACAGTGGTAAAAATAGTACAAGAAGGTTATAAACTTCATGGCAGGGTTCTACGGACTGCACAAGTTGGATTGGCCATTGAGGCCCAGCCACATTTTAAGGCACAGTAG
- the LOC125458149 gene encoding grpE protein homolog 2, mitochondrial-like isoform X2 has product MHWGLPYSFLFALWKRTECRCFLTLCGGTIQHKTEENKDQLDSANTLKCAAENAVQQKMSPSPCASQKKLQLKMNELVKEHQTLQEKYRRIVARVEDDNRRIRKCVEDARLYGIHSLCKDILAVADLLEKTTQSVTEEDLANSSPTLKNFYKGVCLIDEKLCKIFSKHGLEKMNSIGLEYNSAEHEIMLRVPSVDALPGTVVKIVQEGYKLHGRVLRTAQVGLAIEAQPHFKAQ; this is encoded by the exons ATGCACTGGGGGCTCCCGTATTCATTTCTGTTCGCACTTTGGAAGCGCACTGAATGCAG GTGCTTCTTGACTCTCTGTGGTGGTACTATCCAACACAAGACCGAAGAAAATAAAGATCAGCTGGACTCTGCCAACACTCTCAAGTGTGCTGCTGAAAATGCAGTGCAACAAAAGATGTCTCCTAGTCCATGTGCTAGTCAAAAAAAGCTGCAACTTAAAATGAACGAGTTAGTTAAAGAACATCAGACCCTGCAG GAGAAGTATCGGAGAATTGTAGCCCGTGTTGAAGATGACAATAGAAGAATCAGAAAATGTGTTGAAGATGCCAGGTTATatg GTATTCATAGTCTTTGTAAAGACATCCTAGCAGTAGCTGATCTCCTAGAAAAGACAACTCAGAGCGTAACCGAGGAGGACCTTGCTAACTCCAGCCCAACTTTGAAGAACTTCTATAAAGGTGTATGCTTGATTGATGAGAAGCTGTGCAAAATATTTTCTAAGCACGGATTGGAGAAGATGAATTCCATTGGCCTTGAATACAACTCAGCTGAACATGAAATCATGTTGCGTGTCCCATCTGTGGATGCATTACCCGGTACAGTGGTAAAAATAGTACAAGAAGGTTATAAACTTCATGGCAGGGTTCTACGGACTGCACAAGTTGGATTGGCCATTGAGGCCCAGCCACATTTTAAGGCACAGTAG